In Temnothorax longispinosus isolate EJ_2023e unplaced genomic scaffold, Tlon_JGU_v1 HiC_scaffold_21, whole genome shotgun sequence, the sequence CGACACTTCGGAGCCCTGGTCGATGAGCACCCGAACCTCATGAGGATCTCCGTGCCGATCGGCGATAGTCACGCGCGCGGTCGCGAGGAGAATCGCCTTACTGTCGTCGGTCTTTCCGACGGCGGAAAGCGTGCTGACTTCCGCGTGGGGTGCCGTCGTGGAAAAGTACGCGTCGTGTAACATCAAGTGGTGCCGCGCGTTGCACGTGAAGCAGTTCCGGGTTGACTTGCACTTCGCCACCTGATGATTGCCGAGACAATTGAAGCAGAGCTTATTAGTCTCGACCACTGTCTTCCTCTCGCTGGCCACCTTGGCCTTGAAGTCGGGGCACCCCATGAGCGAGTGCTTCCCCTTGCAGAGCGGACACTGAGAAGGCTCGGAACGCTTCGCGACGTGAGTTTTCGCGGACCGTGATTGTTCACTCGCGGGTTTAGTGGTCTTTGGATTCGCGGCGTTTAACGTGAGAATCCGTTTGTTGATGAAGGTCATCAACGTAGCGTGAGTCGGCGGCTCGAAGGAGTCTCCCGAGGAGGACTCCCATTCCAGACGCGTTCGCGGGTCAAACAGTTCGACTACGAGGTGATTAAAAAGGTCCATGCCGTGCGAGTCGATGGGCCTTCCGATGCTCTCTTGCGCATTGACGGCGGACGTGACGGCGTTCTGGACGCGGCTGAGTTCGTCGGCGGTAGCGGCTTTCATCTTCGCCACGGCGGTAAACGTGGCGAAGTTGGAGCGTATCAGCTCTCTCTTATTTTCGTAGTGCTGGCAGAGCAGCTCCCACGCACGATCGTAATTTTCGCCCGTAATcgttaatgattttattatgttttcaGCCGGCCCCTTGAGGCATGAACGCAGATAGTGCAGCCGTTCGACTTTCGAGATGGACGACTGCTCACCGATCACAGATTTAAAGAGATCACGGAAGGATGGCCAGTCCTCGTAGGAACCCGAGAATTCCCGTAATTGGATACGGGGCAGCGAAGTTCGTGACGCGCGGTCGTTACCGTGCTCCACCGGCGCGGAGGCTTGCGCGTGCTTGCGGCGGTCGGCCTCGCCGGACAGGACGCTACGCTGCTGCACGTAAGCCATCTCGGCGGCCTCGAGTAAGTCTGATTGAGCGTACTCACTTTCAGCGTAGCGGCTCGAATCCTTGTAGCAGTTTCGAATGAGGTCGTGCTGACTCTCGAACTTTGCCCACAGGTCGTCGAGGATGCGAATGCGGGTCTCGATGGCGGCGAGGGTGATGTTCGCTTGCCCCATCTTCTTCAGGTTCTCTTCGGCTCTTGAGATGCGCTTGAAGAGTTCGTGTTGGCTGCTGACCATGTTGCTCTGGTCGAGACTCATGGTTGTCTTCTGTTGGAGGAGGCACTCCCGAACTCGCGGTTGCCGGCGatgatccggctcgaaggaccaaaatgttcgagagcacgcggtaGCGCGAGAAAGCGCGAGGTAGAAGACGACCACAAAAAAAGGGGACAAGcacagaattgaaaaataaactaaatatattcaaaaatgtataaagtacAGTTATTTACAGTCTTTTCCTTTTAGCCAAGGAAGCCGTGAAGCGCGCACAGAGGCTACGACAAGCAAGGCGGCGAAAGCGTGTTCGAAACGCGCGGAATAACGAAAGGCGGTATGCAAAGCGGCGTACGAAAAGCGGTTTTACTGAGATCGGCAAATCGgttccgcggcgcagcggcggtcCTTTATCGTCTCGGAGACGAGCCTCCCTCCAAGCTAATTGCCGATGATTTCAGGGAGGTGATTGGCCACCGACGGCCTACGTCACCGTGCATACGTCACAGTGCCAAGTGACGATTCGAACCGGTCGTTACATATTTTCGAATGCGTtgtttatagcatggatctttccttTGTGTGAGCGCAGATGAGTCGTTTGGAATGTCGAACAAAGCTTGACCttattattgaaaacaatgttaaagttAGAAAGCTAATcacgaaagatccatgctatactgaATATTACCGTCTGAATATTACCGAATTCTTTAGCGACATTTGACGCGAATATGAATTCTCGCAAGCGTGCATGCGCTGATATTCAGCCGAACGCAATTGCTTCGCGATGATTATGCGATCTCAAACACACATAAATccaaatgtgtgtgtgtgtgtgtgtgtgtgtgtgtgtgtgtgtgtgtgtgtgtgtgtgtgtgtgttatataatatatataaagttctctcgcggtcgttacctccggtagccgttctgTCTAATATAgaatcaaagtccctcgcggcgtgttgctttcgctcgcggtcggaTCTCAACAACGCGAATTAACAGGAATGTTGATTGGAGATGCCGGATATCCTTGTCTCCCATTTCTTTTGACACCCTTTAGAAACCCACAGAATGAAGAAGAACAGAGgtaaagagaagaaaagagagtaattgtaaataaatttgaccaTAGAAAGATAGAAATTAGGCAATGAGAGAACAATGCGATTATTAGTGCGTGAAAAGTCAGaaagacaattatttaatatttgtaaaaagatataagcGCGAATGTTTAAGCCGACTCCGCTTTAAGTCATCTTCAACGATGTAACaaagtgaaaaataaaagtttatatctcATGCTCCATATTTGTTTTGCTTCTTGATGGTGTGATCAGAACGCCTTACAAATAGAACCAGAATAGAAAGTCTGCGATTacgtgattttattttacactttGTGACATCGCTGAAGATAGCTTAAAGCGGAGCCAAAAACGTTCGCGCTTatgtatctttaaaaatatttaattattgtctGTTTGACTTTTCACGCACTAATAACCGCGTTGTTCTTTCTTTGCCCaattattatctttctatggttaattttcgagaaacctaaatttaattgtcgtttaatttaaattttaatatgtcgtttaaaagtatttagtattatataataagagtatataataaataatatatttcattacatACAGATATAATGTAATTCAATCACGAACGAGGATGGTTGTTGAGAGAACGTTTGGAGTTTGGAAGAGACGATTTCCTTGCTTAGCAAGAGGATTGTCTTTAAAACTTATTACCTGTACAGCAGTTGTTTCAGCTTGTGCAGTTTTGCACAATTTATCCTtacaatttaaagatattcTCCCAGAAGATCCAGATGATGATGCAATTGTAAATGATGCAATTGAAAATGTTGAAGAATTGCATCATAATGATCCTCATTGGCAGCCTGCTGATGGTTTTCTTGTTAGACAGAACGTAGTTCGAAATTTGTTCCAGTGATTTACGAACAATATCCTCTATTTTACATTTCCATGCGTTTGTTGCCTTGCAAAATCCATTGTGATCTTAGAGAGAATTCACACCTTGGCAGAATagcagaaagcagaaaagCAGCAGCCAATCAGGACTTGAGCTGATAGTAAGCATACTACAGTATGCATGCACAGTACATTCTGCTTACTACTAGCGCAAGTTCTGATTGGCTGCTGCTTTTCTTTCTGCTATTCTGCCAAGGTGTGAATTCTCCCTTAGACCCTCAtctaagaaataattattctcctctaaaaaaaaaatatatatatatatatatatatattaatttccatatACGTTTTAATGTTGCAAGTATTATGCCGAGTTTCTacgcgtaaaaataaatattaaataaaatatctgttaTTATAACGAAGATTATTAGTATGGTTActggaaataatattttcttatccttacatgtatatatataatgcaaataaatgtataattgatgaaaacttgttttaatttattcattaagaGAGAATCGATCTTCACCATGGAcgcttttattataacttattttaaaggaataagaaaacataattttttacaaagcaGCAGGTCCCCAAAAACTGTCTAAAGTTAGAGGTCCTTGTATTTCGactcctttttcttttgtgaCAATGCCAAGATGATACTAAAAAACAGAGCAGATTGTTgacaatacaattaaaattattaattacacacgtacgaattttagtttacCTTTGGGAAAGATCTTGCGTCTCTGTAGAAAAGAACTTGCATTACTTTGTACAGAAGTTCGATAGCTTCCTCCTTATTCATTTGGTTATTATCCTCGTAAGCTTTTCTCAATATAGGCGTTGCCATGTAAGCACCATATCCAGTCGCAATAACAGGATCGTTGTAAGCTGTCCCAAGCTTATCCACAGTtcttaaaaatctgaaaaggCAAAACTGCGATTTACGATGTACTTGAAGACACGAAGTGTGTTGAGGAAACGCACACTTACGGTTCTCCATTTTCCAAAccagcaataataaaattgttcaaaaacGGATCGAAATTTGATCGTCTGTTATACATGACACGCGTTAGCCAGCAATGCAATGCCTTTGGCTTTAAACTAAATCCATCATCCAAGCATTGCTCCTCAAGACTGAAACAAAAGTGTTGACGTAAATTAGCGCTTTTGACACTTATTGGAAACTCTAATGTATTCTTATATCGTACAATAACtttacaaaacttttattagtttattacaTAGCACTCTACGTAATAAACTAAGATGTATTatttgaagaatattaaagacatgtaaaaaaaaaaaaaaaaaaaaactatgcTGAGACTCACATCTTTCTTTCCACATAGCTCTTGATGCACTGAAAATCTGCATAATCTCCAGACGTACCAAGGATGATGTTATCATTAACTTTCATAAGACGTTCCAGATTTCTGTAACGAGCGAGCGATCCGTAAGATCCTAGGATGTCTGCCGCTATAATAATTCCATCTTTGAATTGTATGCCAATGACAGATGTGCCAGTTGTTATAGAAGACATGTAAATAATAGAATGAGTTAAAGTAAGCACTTATCATATCTTCATACCATTTCGGAAATTTATCTAGTACCAGTCTTAAGTATTTTGAGTTTCACTTTACTTTGTCGCTCTGTAAAAGAGAAGATGACATGCAAGATTTGCATCATCACAGGAATGTACAGAGAAACTTTAAACTAAGCGGATGGAAACGTTTGTAAATTATCGGATGAACACGTACTATGATTTTTGAAACCAACGGTGCCGTACTCGCTGCTGGGAAAGTGATAAAATGCGTTGCCACTTCTGGAACTCCCTGATGGAGTCGCGGTCGTCGGAATTCCTGGCTTCGGCCTGTCcgctgtctctctctctcgctctctctttcgcaCTCGCTTCCTCTGCTCTTCCTCGTCGTTCTCGGCTACTCGTCTCTCACATCGATCACTACGCACTTTCCTCGTCACACCTCCTCGCCTTGAGTATCGGCGACTCGAGTTTACTCGTCGTACCTCCTCAGAGGGAAAACACCACCACTGCACCCGTCGCTCTCTTTAAGGTTAATCGTCGCGATACACGACGCGATGATGACGGCCATGACGCGCGACGGCGAGAATGACGCAATCCCGACACTGGAATATCACCACTAATGTAGCACATAACCTGACAAAACCGTCTTAAGTCGACTATTTGGTCGACTTGAGCAAGACTGGCTCAAGACAAATCTTAAGTAAGAACTTAAATGCCATTTCGCAATCCTCGGTAAATTCTTGTAAATCTTTATCACGATTGGTCAAAAAGCTTGGATTCCCGAACATTGCCGAACATTGCTCTCTTTAAGGTTAATCGTCGCGGTACATGACGCGATGATGCTCGTCGTACTTCCTCGGAGGGAAAACACCACCACTGCACCCGTCGCTCTCTTTAAGGTTAATCGTCGCGGTACACGACGCGATGATGCTCGTCGTACCTCCTCGGAGGGAAAACACCACCACTGCACCCGTCGCTCTCTTTAAGGTTAATCGTCGCGATACACGACGCGATGATGCTCGTCGTACCTCCTCGGAGGGAAAACACCACCACTGCACCCGTCGCTCTCTTTAAGGTTAATCGTCGCGGTACACGACGCGATGATGCTCGTCGTACCTCCTCGGAGAGAAAACACCACCACTGCACCCGTCGCTCTCTTTAAGGTTAATCGTCGCGATACACGATGCGATGACGGCCACCGGCCACGGCGAGAATGACCACAGAACATATAAGAGAATGACGCAATCCCCGGTAAATTCTTGTAAATCTTATTATCATGATTGGTCAAAAAGCTTGGATTCCCGAACATTGCCGAAGCCATATTCTTAAGCACAGACTTCGTCAAGACGATCTTAAGCTCAAAACTTGTGTTCTCAAGATTTATCTATGCATGTAAAGCCGTCTTCAGACGGTTTTCGATCTTAAGACCGTCTTGGCCAAGATCATGCTTAAGACAAATCTTGAGCAACGTCTATGAATTCCGCCCCATGcttcttctttatcttttaaGGTTGTCGcatcacttttttttctttcataatatgtgaatatttcgacaaaattcgtaaaaaatattttttttctgcatcAGTGTAATGTTTCTTATTAGTtgccattattttttaattttatttatatttcacttatatttttcactgtcaataaaattgatacaCGAATAATGAAACGTATAGACATGCaacttgtaaaattattaggcCGAATACTCAACGTAATATTCCATTGGTTGATACATCAGAAAAATTCCGAAGATTGCCGAATGCAAAATAAGATTGTCTTAAGCACTAACTTCATTAAGAAAATCTTAAGCAAAAAGAAGTACCAATTTCTTTATGAAGACGGTCTTATTTTGAAACTATGAATACATGATATCTTAAGTCAAACTTATACAAATAAGATGATCTTAGTTAAGATCATCTTAAGCCAATACTTGAGAAgggactatgaataccggcctgaGTGAGGTAGCCTGTTTTGTAGCCCATGGTCAAGATCATAGGTTATGTTTACGAATGTTAATGCGTTCGTAATATGCTAGCAAGGCCTATTGCACACGACATAGGGTccgttccgtttcacgcataTGCGCGCATTTATCTATAGCATACGTAACGTTTACTATAGAAAATGCGCgcatcatgcgtgaaacgCAACGGACCGATagactacgtttacacggcCCAATTTACGCCGAAGTTATAACATCGATGTTATAACTACTAACGTTAAATGCTGTGTAAACGCTCTTTTATGACGAAATTACTACATCGATGTAATAACTTCGTCGTAAAAGAGCGTTTACACGGTATTTAACGCCAGTAGTTATAATATCGATGTTATAATTTTGGCGTAAATAGAGCCGTGTAAACAGTCATATGCTACATATCCAAAGAACAATACCGTCTACACCAATGACCATCCAGGAGTGCATTACTTTTCACGCATAATGCGTATTATTTAAGCtataagcggggagcacacacttctgcacaacgcataatgcgtaagcataagaaaattgattggttcatacacatgtgcataaggaaatagaccaatcagttttcttatgcttacgtattatgcgttatgcagaagtgtgtgctccccgctttaagtCAATCCAGACGAacttgcataacgcataaacataagcataagagattTGAtcggtccatatgcatgtgcataaggaaatagaccaatccgtttctttatgcatatggttatgcacctatgcaagtttgtctggatagacctttaAGCTATATCCACAAAAACTTGAATAAGCCCATAAACAtagcataagagaattgattggtccatatgcatgtgcataaggaaatagacctatccgtttctttatgcatatatgattatgcacctatgcaagtttgtctggatagacctttaaggtagaagcacataaaattgcagaagtcatgagcagaatgcagaagctatatgcgcatgcgctatggtgtcTGCATTCTGCCCATGGCTTctaaattttcaatctacataaaaatacataatgcaTAGTTTATGTCGATTGGAAATTCAGAAGCCATGGGCAGAATGCAAATACCATAGCcgccatagcgcatgcgcatatggcttcggCATTCTGTCCAtagctcctgcaattttaagcggggagcacacacttctgcacaacgcataagcgaggagcacacacttctgcacaacgcataagcggggagcacacacttctgcacaacgcataagcggggagcacacacttctgcacaacgcataatgcgtaagcataagaaaattgattggtctatttccttatgcacatgtgtatggaccaatcaattttcttatgcttacgcattatgcgttgtgcagaagtgtgtgtccgggcccttcagcggggagcacacacttctgcataacgcataatgcgtatgcataagaaaactgattggtctatttttttatgcacatgtgtatggaccaatcaattttcttatgcttacgcattatgcattgtgcagaagtgtgtgctccccgctttagcaaacttttaacttttatggCGACAGTGACTGGCAATCGGCAATCAGaaacaacatttttcaacTGGCAGTTGCCATAGTTTGCGACGTATTGTAAAACCGGCTTTAAGCCAACTAGTGTTCCTTTCGCTGATTGGCTCCACCATTTCCCGATCACAGCTTACAGTTCTTTggtgggagtgagacaaagctataaGTGGGAATGAGACAAAGGGCCTGAGCAGAATGGACTGACTTATAATTTAAGACAAtgttttatgcaaataaaataagttttcttatgcttacgtattatgcgttatgca encodes:
- the LOC139823912 gene encoding proteasome subunit beta type-4-like isoform X1: MSSITTGTSVIGIQFKDGIIIAADILGSYGSLARYRNLERLMKVNDNIILGTSGDYADFQCIKSYVERKILEEQCLDDGFSLKPKALHCWLTRVMYNRRSNFDPFLNNFIIAGLENGEPFLRTVDKLGTAYNDPVIATGYGAYMATPILRKAYEDNNQMNKEEAIELLYKVMQVLFYRDARSFPKYHLGIVTKEKGVEIQGPLTLDSFWGPAAL
- the LOC139823912 gene encoding proteasome subunit beta type-4-like isoform X2, whose product is MKVNDNIILGTSGDYADFQCIKSYVERKILEEQCLDDGFSLKPKALHCWLTRVMYNRRSNFDPFLNNFIIAGLENGEPFLRTVDKLGTAYNDPVIATGYGAYMATPILRKAYEDNNQMNKEEAIELLYKVMQVLFYRDARSFPKYHLGIVTKEKGVEIQGPLTLDSFWGPAAL